TGGACCATAGATTTTGACATCAGGAAAGGCAGCTTTGAGCCTAGCAATACCGCCTGTATGATCACTATGGTGGTGGGTGAGTAGTATGCCGGACAAATGGCTGTTATTTGCGGCGAGATAATGTAGCACTGGCGTGGCATCTCCGGGATCAACCACATAGGCATCTGAGTGTTCAGCCCGATGAATCAGCCAAATATAATTATCATTAAAGGCGGGGAGTGGGATAATCGTCAGTGTGGCAGCCATATTATCTGTTGCAGCAGGTGTCGACATGATGAGTTGGCCTGTAAAATGAGAGATACGGGCAGTTTACCTCCGCAATGACTTGCCTGTATACCCGAGTTACTTCAAGATGTTGACTAAACACTACTGAGTCGGCTTGTTAGTGGAATATGTGTCTGACTTAGTGTCGATTTTTCTGATGTGATGGAGTGTCAATTGCCTCATTTTCAGCGCAGCCCACTGCCAATCAGTCCTGCTCATTGGCAAGATTTTCCGAATGGCGAGCATATTAAGCAGCAGGTGGAACTGGCGATGGCGCCTTGGTGGCCTCGTATTTTCGGCTATCACCTACTCAAGCTAGGGCCGCTTAGTGCTGAAGTGGATAGCCAAGCTTGCACTATTTTGCATCAATTTAGTGTCTTTGACACTCAAGGGGCTGCACTGCGGGGGGATATTGCTCAGTTGCCGTTGCAACATGCCAGTGTTGATGCCGTATTAGCCAATTTTGTACTGGAATTTGAAGCCAACCCTTATCAGGTGCTACGTGAAGTTGATCGGGTGTTAATTAGTGGCGGACAACTGATATTAACCGGCTTTAATCCCCTGAGTATGGCATTTGCCGGTAAGCTTTTACCTCGATATCAAGGTTGCCTGCCTTGGTGCGGACATTTCTTTTTGCCATCTCGGGTCAAGGATTGGTTGGCGCTGTTGGGATATCAGGTGATTTGTGATGAACGCCTGCTGTATCATCCCCTGTTTGGTGCAATGGATAACGCAACGCGCTGGCAACAGGCGCTTGCCTCTTGGCTACCGGGGGCTGGCAGCCTCTATCTAATTATTGCCCGCAAGTTAGAGAGTCCATTAACCCCTATTCGTGAAAAGCACAAAGTGCGACGACCACGCTGGCAAACTGTTCCTAGCGCAGGTCGGGTTCAGAGTGACACGCCATCCGGGGCAGAGTTAAAACGTCAATGAGAATTACCCTGAAACAACTGATGGTCTTTGATGCCATCGCTCGAACCGGGCAGGTTGCCCGGGCTGCTGAGCAGTTAAATTTATCATCTCCTGCAACCTCTATGGCGCTGGCTGAGTTAGAAAAACAGCTTGGGGCGCGATTATTTGAACGGCGGAGTAATAAACTGCAGCTCAATGCTCAGGGCAGTTTGCTGTTGCCGCTGGCGGCAGATGTGTTAGAACGTGTGGATCAGATTGAGCATGCTTTTAGTCAGCAAGGTAGTGGTTTACGCGGCACTTTAACCGTGAGTGCCAGTTCCACCATAGGCAATTATTTGCTGGCGCCTGCCGCCGTGGCATTTAGCCGCACATACCCAGATGCCCAGGTACAGCTGGACATTTGCAACACTAGGGAAGTGATTGATGCTGTGGCTCAGGGGCGAAGCGAATTGGGCTTTATTGAAGGGCATTGCCTAGATCGACGCTTAACCGTGGAAGGGTGGTTCGGTGACACCTTGTCCGTATTTGCTGCGCCTGATCACCCGTTGGCGGGCCAAGAGGTGACCATCAGTAGTTTAGGCGCTGCGCGGTGGATCCTACGGGAAGAAGGCTCTGGTACCCGAGAGATTTTTATCAGTGCGGCCATGGGGCAGGGATTATACCCGGATGTGGCATTCAGTTTCACCGGCCAAGAAGCGGTAAAACAGGCTGTACGGCAAGGCGGAAGCTTGGGAGTACTGTCATCTCTGACGTTGGAGCAAGCATTTGCCCGGGGGGAATTGGTCCCTGTATCCGTGCCGTCTTTACAGCTTAAACGGCCTTTTTATATTATCAGCCATAAAGGTCGGCGCGGCTCTGCTTTGGGGCGGGCATATCGCAGTTTTTGTGACGGTTGGGCTGAGCAGCACCTGGGGCAGCATTTGATCTCTCACTAAATCCAAGTCCCTCGAAGTAGCAGTGTCTCTGGCTATAGCGCATGGCTACTCTTAAGCCTTTACCGTATTTCCTTGGCCGAGAGTGAAAGAATCGCCATAGTAATTTAGCTGTTTAATTCATTAGCTTGCCCATCTAGTCATTGCGAGCTTACTCACTTTGGCTCTTATGGGGTTAATTACGTAAATAGTGCCGCTCAGGCCGGCCAACCGCGCCATAGTGTTGATTAGCTTTTAGCTCGCTGCTTTCAACCATATATTCCAGATAACGTCTGGCGGTGGAGCGGCTAACACCAATTTGCTCACCGACCTTGACGGCCGTGATGCTGCTGCCAGCCTCTGTGTTATTAAATAGCTGGCGGATTTTCGCCAGCGTCAGAGGATCGACCCCTTTGGGCAGTCGTGGGGAAGGGGGAGCATTAACCGGGCAGTCCAACATGGTATCGACCATGGATTGCGTCAGCTCAGCGCGGACATTAAGGGTCTGCTGTTTGTGTTCATAGCGATTTAGCGCTTGGGCTAGGCGGGACAGCATGACAGGTTTCACCAGAAAGTCAGAAATGCCCAGCAGCATAGCCTGCTGTAGTACATCCACTTCCCGCGCGGCAGTCATCAATATCACTTCACAGCGAATATCCTGTTGTCTCAGTTCTGATAGCATGGTCAGACTGTCACCATCTGGCAGATAAACATCCAGCAGCAATAAATCTGGCACGACAGCATTGATCAGACTGCGGGCGGTGTGAAGGTCATTGGCGATCCCCACCACCTGATATTGTTGGGTAGAAAGTAAATACTGGGTCAGAAATTGCGCGACTTCGATTTCATCTTCAACAATCATGACACTGTGCATTGGGTTTGGCTCCTTATGCAATGGGGTGATGTTTGGGCAAATAAACGGTCAGGCGTGCACCGCCAAGTTCGGCATCTGCCCATTCCAGTGACCCATTGCAGGCATCTAAATTACTACGGACAATCAACATACCCACCCCATGACGGGGATCGGTTTTGCTGCTGTAATTCGGGCTGCACATACGTGCAAAGGCGGCGTCATCCAGTCCAGGCCCTGTATCCTCCACATCAAAAATCCAGTCAGTGGCGGTTTCATCTAAGGTAATAAGCACCTGTGGAGGTGTGTTGTGACTGTGCTGGCTGGCCGCGTCGATGGCGTTATCGATAAGGTTGCCAAAAATGGCAATCATCTGTTCATGTACCTCAGGCTCGGCTATCTGAGATAAACGGCTATCAGGGCTGAGTATCAGAGCAACATTCATCTCTCTGGCTTTATGGTACTTACCCATTAATAGTCCGGCGATGGTGACATCCTTAATCTGGGCTAACAATTGACCTATTTGCTCTTGCCAGCCTTGGCTTTCCCGGCCGATAAAGTCAATCGCCTTATCATAAGCGCCAAGCTGCAGCATTGCTCCCAGCGTATTGAGTTTATTGGCGTAATCGTGGGTTTGCACCCGTAGTAATTCAGCAAAACGCTGCACATTTGCTAATTGCCGGCTGAGTTTTTCCACGTCATTAAGTGGGCTGAAGGTAAGTAATAGCCCCGGCGCTTCATGGTTGATCTGAAATGGTTGGCGGGAGATAACCAGAGCGTGGTTATGCTCGTACATTTCAAAGGCATCCAGTGGAATTTGTGGATCAGACAGTAATAATCCTGCCCCTTTGGGCAGCAGTTGCTGTAACTGCAGAGGTTGAGAGGTGACTGCCGGGTGGGGCAGTTGCAATAGCGTCGCTGCTTTGCGGTTATATTTACGGATCTCCCCATTGGCCTCAAGGACCATCACCCCGACGTTAACGGTATTAAGAATGGCATTTTGCTCGGAAAATAGCCGGGCGATTTCTCTGGGCTGCAAGCCATGGAGTAATGTTTTCAGCCGCCGGGCCAGCCAAAGTGCCGCCGTGCTGGCCAAGATAAGTGCCAGCAGCAGGGTAAAAAGGATCACCAGCCACTGCTGGTTAATCCGTGAGCCCAGAGACTGATGTAAAAAGCCCACTGAGACCAAGCCAATTATCTGGCCGCTGGGGTGGTAAACCGGTACTTTGCCGCGGATAGAGCGCCCTAAAGTACCGGTGGCGTGGGATATATATGCCTGACCTGCCAATGCTTGCTGGCTGTCCCCGCCAACCATGGTTTTACCGATTTTCCCAGCCTGAGGATGGGCAAGTCGCGTCAGTTGCGTATCCCCAATAACAATAAAATCAGCCCCAGCAGCCTGTTGCAGGGCGTTAATGGTTGCCAAAAATTCGTTATCGCTTTTCCCTTGGTTTAAAGCGTGTATCACATCTTGTCGACTAGCGATCAGGTGAGCAAGACTTAAGGCTTTAGAGCCGGTTTGACTGGTAATGTTATGGCTAATCAGCTGGTAACTGACAACGCCAAACAGCAGCGACAGCAGCAGACATAAGCTGATAACAGAGATCACCAACCAGCTCTCAATGCGCCGCGGCGAAGATAGGCTGAGTAATGACATGGGAAATCATCTTTTTATTATTGTTTTAACTGAATTATCCCCATTTCCGCTGAAAAGGAAATGGGGATCACCTTAGGGTAACAAATTGATTAATTTGAAGATGAAGTGTAAGCCGTTAAGCTGTCACCGGTGTGGCTCTGCGCTGACGAATAAAATCAATCAGTGGAATCGCCAGTACCGCAATAGCCAGCAGCAAAATGCCGAGTGTGAGTGGTCGCTC
This region of Shewanella sp. NFH-SH190041 genomic DNA includes:
- a CDS encoding class I SAM-dependent methyltransferase gives rise to the protein MPHFQRSPLPISPAHWQDFPNGEHIKQQVELAMAPWWPRIFGYHLLKLGPLSAEVDSQACTILHQFSVFDTQGAALRGDIAQLPLQHASVDAVLANFVLEFEANPYQVLREVDRVLISGGQLILTGFNPLSMAFAGKLLPRYQGCLPWCGHFFLPSRVKDWLALLGYQVICDERLLYHPLFGAMDNATRWQQALASWLPGAGSLYLIIARKLESPLTPIREKHKVRRPRWQTVPSAGRVQSDTPSGAELKRQ
- a CDS encoding LysR substrate-binding domain-containing protein, with the protein product MRITLKQLMVFDAIARTGQVARAAEQLNLSSPATSMALAELEKQLGARLFERRSNKLQLNAQGSLLLPLAADVLERVDQIEHAFSQQGSGLRGTLTVSASSTIGNYLLAPAAVAFSRTYPDAQVQLDICNTREVIDAVAQGRSELGFIEGHCLDRRLTVEGWFGDTLSVFAAPDHPLAGQEVTISSLGAARWILREEGSGTREIFISAAMGQGLYPDVAFSFTGQEAVKQAVRQGGSLGVLSSLTLEQAFARGELVPVSVPSLQLKRPFYIISHKGRRGSALGRAYRSFCDGWAEQHLGQHLISH
- a CDS encoding response regulator, whose product is MHSVMIVEDEIEVAQFLTQYLLSTQQYQVVGIANDLHTARSLINAVVPDLLLLDVYLPDGDSLTMLSELRQQDIRCEVILMTAAREVDVLQQAMLLGISDFLVKPVMLSRLAQALNRYEHKQQTLNVRAELTQSMVDTMLDCPVNAPPSPRLPKGVDPLTLAKIRQLFNNTEAGSSITAVKVGEQIGVSRSTARRYLEYMVESSELKANQHYGAVGRPERHYLRN
- a CDS encoding sensor histidine kinase, coding for MSLLSLSSPRRIESWLVISVISLCLLLSLLFGVVSYQLISHNITSQTGSKALSLAHLIASRQDVIHALNQGKSDNEFLATINALQQAAGADFIVIGDTQLTRLAHPQAGKIGKTMVGGDSQQALAGQAYISHATGTLGRSIRGKVPVYHPSGQIIGLVSVGFLHQSLGSRINQQWLVILFTLLLALILASTAALWLARRLKTLLHGLQPREIARLFSEQNAILNTVNVGVMVLEANGEIRKYNRKAATLLQLPHPAVTSQPLQLQQLLPKGAGLLLSDPQIPLDAFEMYEHNHALVISRQPFQINHEAPGLLLTFSPLNDVEKLSRQLANVQRFAELLRVQTHDYANKLNTLGAMLQLGAYDKAIDFIGRESQGWQEQIGQLLAQIKDVTIAGLLMGKYHKAREMNVALILSPDSRLSQIAEPEVHEQMIAIFGNLIDNAIDAASQHSHNTPPQVLITLDETATDWIFDVEDTGPGLDDAAFARMCSPNYSSKTDPRHGVGMLIVRSNLDACNGSLEWADAELGGARLTVYLPKHHPIA